The proteins below are encoded in one region of Apium graveolens cultivar Ventura chromosome 4, ASM990537v1, whole genome shotgun sequence:
- the LOC141718334 gene encoding uncharacterized protein LOC141718334 → MDPLKRRIANGEWVDVVDNAIKMYKEDLKKVPKKKVLWENMAGVPVQTGNKDCGLFVMRYMMEIIHDKELDFANKWLRRSNLVYTEDDINEIRVEFAKYFMKHCAS, encoded by the exons ATGGACCCTCTTAAACGCCGAATTGCAAATGGAGAATGGGTGGATGTTGTCGACAA TGCCATTAAAATGTACAAGGAGGATTTGAAAAAGGTTCCGAAGAAGAAAGTATTGTGGGAGAACATGGcg GGAGTTCCAGTGCAAACCGGGAACAAGGATTGTGGCCTGTTTGTGATGCGATACATGATGGAAATCATTCATGATAAGGAGCTGGACTTTGCTAATAAG TGGCTGCGTAGATCAAACCTGGTTTACACTGAGGATGACATCAACGAGATCAGGGTTGagtttgcaaaatattttatgaaacatTGTGCAAGCTAG